A genome region from Sulfurovum sp. TSL6 includes the following:
- a CDS encoding Nif3-like dinuclear metal center hexameric protein gives MKLQEIYNHLDNISPFELQEKWDNSGLIVGELSREVSQIVVALDIDEEMIETTDEHTLFVVHHPLIFGKMTQLDFAKYPSNLIEKMILKKQSLIALHTNFDQTHLNRYVFEKVLGFHLESQDPFVCTTKGEWHYKELLTLLKEKLNLPTLKVIGKKEKIRSIALTTGAGASLMDEVEADCFLTGDIKYHDAMKAMSEDLMMVDIGHYESEKFFAEIILDELKVLPLLAIISNSKNPFHIETI, from the coding sequence ATGAAGCTACAAGAAATATATAACCATTTAGATAATATCAGTCCTTTTGAACTTCAAGAGAAATGGGATAACTCCGGACTTATCGTAGGCGAGTTGTCTAGAGAAGTATCTCAGATCGTAGTGGCACTGGACATTGATGAAGAGATGATAGAGACGACAGACGAACATACGCTTTTTGTCGTTCATCATCCACTTATCTTTGGGAAAATGACACAGCTTGATTTTGCAAAGTACCCTTCGAACCTTATCGAAAAGATGATACTTAAGAAGCAATCTCTTATCGCTTTGCATACCAATTTTGACCAAACACATTTGAACAGATATGTTTTTGAAAAGGTTTTAGGCTTTCATCTGGAGTCACAAGATCCTTTTGTCTGTACGACAAAAGGAGAATGGCATTATAAAGAACTTTTGACCCTTTTAAAAGAGAAATTAAACCTGCCTACACTCAAAGTCATAGGCAAGAAAGAGAAGATCAGATCTATCGCTTTAACCACAGGTGCAGGGGCTTCACTGATGGATGAGGTCGAGGCTGACTGTTTTTTGACCGGTGATATAAAGTATCATGATGCAATGAAAGCAATGAGTGAAGATTTGATGATGGTAGACATCGGACACTATGAGAGTGAGAAGTTTTTTGCAGAGATCATTTTGGATGAGTTGAAAGTTTTACCTCTTTTAGCTATAATTTCGAATTCAAAAAACCCATTTCATATTGAAACAATATAA
- a CDS encoding zinc ribbon domain-containing protein, with the protein MNKHLKELIELSKIDKAIDSYTPQLEASDKKVAKVEKKINAAQAELDTLNESITENDAKVKTFEEQLTMLNEQLASNAKKSKEITTEKEMKALSLEEDIAKEKMTFANEEIERLQKINETTKLLLEEAKAKVEALTAEAEAVNEVVSVERAEIEKNKGELFVEREKLSRDVEQKVLAFYEKIRIWAGNTAVVPVKKQACYGCYMKLNDKTYSEVIKADEIVNCPHCGRILYIEPVTEEA; encoded by the coding sequence TTGAACAAACATCTAAAAGAGCTCATCGAGCTTTCAAAAATTGACAAAGCTATAGACAGTTACACGCCGCAGCTTGAAGCATCAGATAAAAAAGTCGCAAAAGTAGAAAAAAAGATCAATGCGGCACAAGCAGAACTTGATACATTAAATGAAAGTATCACTGAAAATGATGCAAAAGTAAAAACATTTGAAGAACAACTCACAATGCTGAATGAACAATTGGCTTCAAATGCTAAAAAATCTAAAGAGATCACTACAGAAAAAGAGATGAAAGCACTCTCTTTGGAAGAAGATATCGCTAAAGAAAAGATGACTTTTGCCAATGAAGAGATCGAAAGACTTCAGAAGATCAATGAAACGACAAAATTGCTTTTAGAAGAAGCAAAGGCAAAAGTAGAAGCATTGACTGCAGAAGCAGAAGCGGTCAATGAAGTGGTATCTGTAGAAAGAGCAGAGATCGAAAAAAACAAGGGTGAACTTTTTGTTGAAAGAGAAAAGCTCAGTAGAGATGTGGAACAAAAAGTACTTGCATTTTATGAGAAGATCCGTATTTGGGCAGGCAATACAGCTGTTGTTCCTGTTAAAAAACAAGCATGTTACGGATGTTACATGAAACTCAATGACAAAACATATTCAGAAGTGATCAAAGCAGATGAAATCGTAAATTGTCCTCACTGTGGACGTATTTTATATATCGAGCCTGTAACAGAAGAAGCATAA
- the waaA gene encoding lipid IV(A) 3-deoxy-D-manno-octulosonic acid transferase encodes MEKLFFFLYSFLSFLLYILALPFLVVFSFKTKYKDSLPARFFLWNNKPLKPHGIWFHSCSFGEAKAIKSLVDRLPQESLRMSTTTHTGFQVIEEYTQESRYLPFEPLLFGWLKPQKALVVMEAEFWYLLFALAQSRGAKTLLINARMSDRSFPRYEKIGWLYREIFKHIDEVYAQTAKDKERLESLGAQNVVVTGNIKLAHLPSISKEIKKPSSLVVCGASTHEGEEALILDAFAVFKKEHPEAVLLLVPRHPERFDKVAKMMEDFAETYQVTAQRYSQNAVLSSDIILVDVLGELVNMYAISDIVILGGAFEPIGGHNAAEAAQFGCKIISGEHYFNQKDIFDAIEGIAVVEASNLSRRLLQHGLLKPTKIKSKSDITVITESLKRVL; translated from the coding sequence ATGGAGAAACTTTTCTTTTTTCTCTATAGTTTTCTTTCCTTTCTCCTTTATATACTTGCCCTTCCTTTTTTAGTTGTATTCTCTTTTAAAACCAAATATAAAGACTCGCTGCCCGCAAGATTTTTCTTATGGAACAACAAGCCTTTAAAGCCTCATGGTATCTGGTTCCACTCTTGTAGTTTTGGAGAAGCAAAAGCGATCAAATCTTTAGTAGACAGATTGCCGCAAGAGAGTTTACGGATGAGTACAACAACGCACACGGGTTTTCAAGTGATAGAGGAGTATACGCAAGAGAGCAGATATCTTCCTTTTGAACCTTTACTTTTTGGCTGGCTGAAGCCGCAAAAGGCACTGGTGGTGATGGAGGCTGAGTTTTGGTATCTTCTTTTTGCATTGGCACAGAGCAGAGGAGCTAAAACCTTACTCATCAATGCACGTATGAGTGACAGGTCTTTTCCCAGGTATGAAAAGATAGGATGGCTCTACAGAGAGATCTTTAAGCACATAGATGAAGTGTACGCACAAACAGCGAAAGACAAAGAGCGTTTAGAGTCTTTGGGCGCCCAAAATGTAGTGGTTACGGGTAATATAAAGTTGGCCCATTTACCTTCTATAAGCAAAGAGATAAAAAAACCTTCCAGTTTGGTTGTATGTGGAGCAAGTACGCATGAGGGAGAAGAAGCACTGATCCTGGATGCCTTTGCTGTATTTAAAAAAGAACATCCCGAAGCCGTTCTGCTTTTAGTACCGCGTCATCCGGAACGTTTTGACAAAGTGGCTAAAATGATGGAAGATTTTGCTGAAACGTATCAGGTCACGGCACAACGTTATTCTCAAAATGCAGTGTTGAGTTCTGATATTATTTTAGTAGATGTTTTGGGTGAACTGGTCAATATGTATGCGATCAGCGATATTGTGATACTTGGCGGTGCATTTGAACCTATAGGTGGGCATAATGCGGCAGAGGCAGCACAGTTCGGATGTAAGATCATCTCCGGGGAACACTACTTCAACCAAAAGGATATTTTTGATGCCATTGAAGGTATCGCAGTAGTAGAAGCATCAAATCTTTCAAGAAGACTGTTGCAGCATGGATTGCTTAAACCCACAAAGATAAAAAGCAAGAGTGACATCACTGTCATCACAGAGAGCCTGAAGCGTGTTTTATAA
- a CDS encoding DUF167 domain-containing protein: protein MFYNIEDETVSLRIKAQPNASKNEFCEVYGNDAIKIRIKAPAVEGAANKELVKFLAKSFKVSKSDILFKTGQNSKIKIVAFPLNDKFIEWIKLNHSNVI from the coding sequence GTGTTTTATAACATAGAAGATGAAACCGTCAGTCTACGGATCAAAGCACAACCCAATGCCAGTAAAAACGAATTTTGTGAAGTGTATGGAAACGATGCTATTAAGATACGTATAAAAGCGCCTGCTGTAGAAGGTGCAGCAAACAAAGAGTTAGTGAAATTTCTTGCAAAAAGTTTTAAAGTTTCAAAAAGTGATATACTTTTTAAAACAGGGCAAAACAGCAAGATCAAAATAGTGGCATTTCCACTGAATGATAAATTTATAGAATGGATAAAATTAAATCACAGTAATGTGATTTAA
- a CDS encoding RluA family pseudouridine synthase has product MATDKAYKVLAMAKDISNNKAKELIDRGLVYVEDKKVKIARAEIRTDTIFRIEYPEDIEILYEDEDIIAVNKPAQVDSYEIQDSIAGAELLHRLDRDTSGVLLLGKNRAFIERAIKEFKNRKVEKHYVAWVEGVIYEKVEIDEPIFTVKKGKAFSMIDPVRGKKAHTVVKPEEIQGKKSKVHIEITTGRTHQIRVHLAHIGHPIVGDEQYGSRTQSKRILLHSAKMKILDYEFNASEPKDIARYK; this is encoded by the coding sequence ATGGCTACAGATAAAGCATATAAAGTCCTTGCAATGGCAAAGGATATATCAAACAACAAAGCAAAAGAACTGATAGACAGAGGACTGGTTTATGTTGAAGATAAAAAAGTAAAGATCGCAAGAGCTGAGATACGTACAGATACGATCTTTCGTATCGAATACCCTGAGGATATAGAGATACTCTACGAAGATGAAGATATCATTGCTGTGAACAAACCGGCACAAGTGGACAGTTATGAGATCCAGGATTCCATAGCAGGTGCAGAACTTCTTCATAGACTTGACAGAGATACATCAGGAGTACTGCTTTTAGGAAAGAACAGAGCATTCATAGAACGTGCCATTAAAGAGTTCAAAAACCGAAAAGTGGAAAAACATTATGTCGCATGGGTAGAGGGTGTAATTTATGAAAAAGTGGAGATAGACGAACCTATCTTCACGGTGAAAAAGGGTAAAGCATTTTCTATGATCGACCCTGTACGAGGTAAAAAAGCACATACCGTGGTCAAACCTGAAGAGATACAAGGTAAAAAGTCTAAAGTACATATAGAGATCACAACAGGAAGAACACATCAGATCCGTGTACATCTTGCACATATAGGACATCCTATTGTAGGGGATGAACAGTATGGAAGCCGTACACAGTCAAAACGTATCCTTTTGCACTCTGCTAAAATGAAGATTTTAGATTATGAGTTTAATGCATCAGAGCCCAAAGACATCGCGAGATACAAATAA
- the ffh gene encoding signal recognition particle protein — MFDTLTDSFKNAIGKIRFHDDEKALKKATAELKKSLLKADVHHKVVKELISSVEIETKQNGVGKDNFLKALQHKLTDILTIEGAPKGFTFASKPPTVVLMIGLQGSGKTTTTGKLAYFLKEQKKKKVMVIAADLQRLAAVEQLRQITSQIEVELVADENATPVEIVKQGLEKAQKELYDVVLIDTAGRLAIDDELMNELAEVKKVAEPDELFYVADAMTGQDAVRTAQTFKEKIGITGVVLSKFDGDSKGGVALGLTQQVGAPLRFIGAGEKMPDLEQFISDRIVSRLMGAGDVESLAEKAAAAIDPKEAKKMTQKIKKGQFNFNDFLAQMEQMKKLGSMKSIMGMIPGMGNMAKQIGDMDLENSDEIKMIKAMVSSMTPKEREDPDLLTNTRKRRLAAGAGLDQVQVNRVLKQFKNAAKMAKKLSGKGGMKQMQDMMAQMQGGGGFPGGPR; from the coding sequence ATGTTTGATACTTTAACCGATAGTTTTAAAAATGCCATAGGTAAAATTCGTTTTCATGATGATGAAAAGGCACTTAAAAAAGCAACTGCAGAATTGAAGAAATCACTTTTAAAAGCAGATGTACACCACAAAGTGGTCAAAGAGCTCATTAGCAGTGTAGAGATCGAAACCAAGCAAAATGGTGTAGGTAAAGACAACTTCCTCAAAGCACTTCAACATAAACTGACAGACATTTTGACCATAGAGGGTGCACCCAAAGGCTTTACTTTCGCTTCTAAACCGCCAACTGTCGTTCTGATGATAGGTCTACAAGGGTCTGGTAAAACAACGACAACGGGTAAATTAGCCTATTTCCTTAAAGAACAGAAAAAGAAAAAGGTCATGGTTATCGCAGCAGACCTTCAGAGACTTGCAGCGGTAGAGCAGCTCAGACAGATCACTTCACAGATCGAAGTGGAACTCGTGGCTGATGAGAATGCCACACCTGTAGAAATCGTTAAGCAGGGTCTTGAAAAAGCCCAAAAAGAGCTTTATGATGTCGTACTGATAGATACCGCAGGACGTTTGGCTATAGATGATGAATTGATGAATGAGCTTGCAGAGGTGAAGAAGGTAGCAGAACCTGATGAACTTTTCTATGTGGCTGATGCGATGACAGGTCAGGATGCCGTCAGAACAGCACAAACTTTTAAAGAGAAGATCGGAATCACCGGTGTCGTACTTTCCAAGTTTGACGGGGACTCTAAGGGTGGTGTCGCACTTGGACTGACACAACAGGTAGGAGCACCCCTTCGCTTTATAGGTGCAGGTGAAAAAATGCCGGATCTTGAGCAGTTCATCTCAGACAGGATAGTAAGCCGTTTGATGGGTGCAGGAGATGTGGAATCACTGGCTGAAAAAGCTGCCGCTGCCATAGACCCTAAAGAAGCAAAAAAAATGACACAGAAGATCAAAAAAGGTCAGTTCAATTTTAATGATTTCTTGGCACAAATGGAACAGATGAAAAAGCTTGGAAGCATGAAGTCCATTATGGGGATGATCCCTGGTATGGGGAATATGGCGAAACAGATAGGCGATATGGACCTGGAAAACTCTGACGAGATCAAAATGATCAAAGCGATGGTTTCTTCTATGACACCTAAAGAGAGAGAAGACCCGGATCTTCTTACCAATACACGTAAAAGACGTTTGGCAGCAGGTGCAGGACTTGACCAAGTGCAGGTGAACCGTGTGCTTAAGCAGTTTAAGAACGCAGCGAAGATGGCGAAAAAGTTATCAGGCAAGGGCGGTATGAAACAGATGCAGGACATGATGGCACAGATGCAAGGCGGAGGTGGTTTCCCTGGTGGACCACGCTAA
- the rpsP gene encoding 30S ribosomal protein S16, whose protein sequence is MTMIRMTRMGRKKKPFYRIVVTDSRKRRDGGWIEAIGHYNPVSVNKDLTLDEERLNYWLSVGAQMSPTVKRLAGKK, encoded by the coding sequence ATGACAATGATCAGAATGACAAGAATGGGTAGAAAGAAAAAGCCATTTTATAGAATCGTAGTAACAGACAGCAGAAAAAGAAGAGATGGTGGTTGGATCGAAGCAATCGGTCACTATAACCCAGTAAGTGTAAACAAAGATCTTACACTTGATGAAGAAAGATTGAACTACTGGTTAAGCGTTGGTGCGCAAATGAGCCCAACAGTAAAGAGACTAGCAGGTAAAAAATAG
- a CDS encoding KH domain-containing protein, whose amino-acid sequence MVKDFLLSYTKLLVNNPEDISIEIAEVDEGFDEITIFANSEDIGKLIGKEGRMINSIKTVISGCKAKGGKNYRVNVKASE is encoded by the coding sequence ATGGTTAAAGATTTCTTGCTCTCATATACCAAACTTTTGGTAAACAACCCTGAAGATATCTCTATAGAGATCGCAGAGGTTGATGAGGGTTTCGATGAGATCACCATCTTTGCAAACAGCGAAGATATAGGTAAACTTATCGGTAAAGAAGGAAGAATGATCAATTCTATCAAAACAGTCATCTCCGGCTGTAAAGCAAAAGGCGGTAAAAATTACCGCGTAAATGTAAAAGCTTCCGAGTAA
- the rimM gene encoding ribosome maturation factor RimM (Essential for efficient processing of 16S rRNA): MSNDKFFIAQIGRTIGLWGDLKFHLHTDFPEQFKVGQTYKSDRGNLTIADINFTRGTIRFTGYESIDSAKKLTNTKLYANEAQTKEHCELGEGQHFWFDVIGCVVKQDDEVLGVVDDIQRMADTDYLSVKTDASLIEAGLSKQFLLPYIERYIIKIDTEEKIVYTKDAKDILEAS, from the coding sequence ATGTCCAATGACAAATTTTTTATCGCTCAAATAGGGCGAACTATTGGACTTTGGGGCGACCTCAAATTTCATCTTCATACAGATTTTCCAGAACAGTTTAAAGTAGGTCAGACCTATAAAAGTGACCGTGGAAACCTTACTATCGCAGATATCAATTTTACACGTGGTACGATTCGTTTTACAGGGTATGAAAGTATTGACTCTGCAAAAAAATTGACCAATACCAAACTTTATGCCAATGAAGCACAGACAAAAGAGCATTGTGAACTGGGTGAAGGTCAACACTTTTGGTTTGATGTGATCGGCTGTGTGGTTAAGCAGGATGATGAAGTATTAGGTGTGGTAGATGATATACAACGTATGGCAGATACAGATTATCTTTCTGTGAAAACAGATGCCAGTTTGATCGAAGCAGGTTTGTCTAAACAATTTTTGCTTCCTTACATCGAACGTTACATTATCAAGATAGACACAGAAGAAAAAATAGTCTATACGAAAGATGCTAAAGACATTTTAGAGGCGAGTTGA
- the trmD gene encoding tRNA (guanosine(37)-N1)-methyltransferase TrmD, with translation MKFSFVTLFPDLIKGYFSESILKRAIEDEKIAIDFYNPRDFTTDKHNRVDAPMIGGGAGMLMTPQPLMDTLRKVRETSPEAHVVFVSPVAKPFTQNDARRLAKKSHVVLVSGRYEGIDERVIEAQADELFSIGDFILTGGELASMVVCDAISRNVEGVLGNIDSLSIESFEESLLEAPSFTKPKNYENNEVVSEFLKGNHSKITDLKRGLALCKTKYFRPDLYKKGITHEK, from the coding sequence ATGAAATTTTCCTTTGTTACTCTGTTCCCTGATCTTATCAAAGGGTACTTTTCTGAAAGTATTTTAAAACGTGCTATAGAAGATGAAAAAATTGCTATAGATTTTTACAATCCGCGTGATTTTACTACAGATAAACACAACCGTGTGGATGCACCGATGATAGGTGGGGGAGCAGGTATGCTGATGACACCGCAGCCTTTGATGGATACGCTTCGTAAGGTAAGAGAGACTTCTCCAGAGGCACATGTAGTGTTTGTTTCCCCTGTGGCTAAACCTTTTACACAAAATGATGCGAGACGTTTAGCAAAAAAATCGCATGTTGTACTGGTAAGTGGACGTTATGAAGGCATAGATGAACGTGTGATAGAAGCTCAGGCAGATGAACTTTTTTCCATAGGAGATTTTATCTTAACAGGTGGAGAGCTGGCAAGTATGGTGGTTTGTGATGCGATTAGTCGTAATGTTGAAGGGGTATTGGGGAACATTGACTCTTTAAGTATAGAGAGCTTTGAAGAATCACTTTTGGAAGCCCCTTCTTTTACGAAACCTAAGAATTATGAAAACAATGAAGTGGTTTCAGAATTCCTAAAGGGTAATCATAGTAAAATCACGGACTTAAAAAGAGGGCTTGCTTTGTGTAAAACAAAGTATTTTAGGCCAGACTTATACAAAAAAGGTATAACACATGAGAAATAA
- the rplS gene encoding 50S ribosomal protein L19 → MRNKYIESFEQAQVENRNIPAFRAGDTVRVAVRIKEGEKTRVQNYEGLCIAIRGQGTGRTFMVRKMGANSVGVERIFPLYSDSIESIEVLRRGRIRRAKLFYLRELKGKAARIKELRRK, encoded by the coding sequence ATGAGAAATAAATACATTGAAAGCTTTGAACAAGCACAAGTAGAAAACAGAAATATTCCAGCATTCAGAGCAGGTGATACAGTAAGAGTAGCCGTTAGAATTAAAGAAGGTGAAAAGACAAGAGTTCAGAACTATGAAGGTCTTTGTATCGCAATCAGAGGTCAAGGAACAGGTAGAACATTTATGGTGAGAAAAATGGGTGCTAACTCTGTTGGTGTTGAAAGAATCTTCCCACTTTACTCAGACTCTATCGAGAGTATCGAAGTACTTAGAAGAGGTAGAATTAGAAGAGCTAAATTATTCTATCTTAGAGAGCTTAAAGGTAAAGCAGCAAGAATCAAAGAACTCAGAAGAAAGTAA
- a CDS encoding HugZ family protein, giving the protein MKTLTELLAGYQSVVLGTQGSNGYPFSSYAPFYYDGEHVYIFISSIATHAKNLQATPQASALFIEDESKSENIFARKRISLQCDVTSISRDEERFNAIMKHFQHKFDANMVTMLMGMKDFNLYALKPIYGEATFGFGEAYHIGGPKMNTLVTRSGDKGHK; this is encoded by the coding sequence ATGAAAACACTTACAGAACTATTGGCTGGATATCAGAGTGTTGTTCTAGGAACACAAGGCAGTAATGGCTATCCTTTTTCCTCTTATGCACCTTTTTACTATGATGGGGAACACGTCTATATCTTCATCTCCAGCATTGCCACACATGCAAAAAACCTACAAGCTACACCACAGGCTTCTGCACTTTTTATAGAAGATGAAAGCAAGAGTGAAAATATCTTTGCAAGAAAACGCATCTCACTGCAATGCGATGTCACTTCTATCTCTAGAGATGAAGAGAGATTTAACGCTATTATGAAACATTTCCAACATAAATTTGATGCCAATATGGTCACGATGCTTATGGGCATGAAAGACTTTAACCTTTATGCGCTCAAGCCCATTTACGGTGAAGCAACCTTCGGATTTGGGGAAGCCTACCATATAGGCGGTCCAAAGATGAATACGCTTGTAACACGAAGCGGGGACAAAGGCCACAAATAG
- the smpB gene encoding SsrA-binding protein SmpB, whose translation MAINIIAQNKKARHDYEILEKFEAGIVLSGAEVKALRAKRANLADAFCRFIQGELHLMNAHIAHLETASKYFTPDTRAPRKLLLHKKQLEKLYVKVHKDGLTIVPLMIYFNERNIAKVSIAIAKGKKLHDKRADMKEKTLKREAQQAMKSKDY comes from the coding sequence TTGGCTATCAACATCATAGCACAAAACAAAAAAGCCCGACACGACTATGAGATACTTGAGAAGTTTGAAGCGGGTATTGTACTCTCAGGTGCTGAAGTCAAAGCTCTACGTGCCAAACGAGCCAACCTTGCAGATGCTTTTTGCCGATTCATCCAAGGTGAACTGCATCTTATGAATGCCCATATTGCTCACCTTGAAACAGCAAGCAAATATTTTACTCCAGATACACGTGCACCACGAAAACTGCTTTTACATAAAAAACAGCTGGAAAAACTCTATGTCAAAGTACATAAAGACGGCCTGACCATCGTACCACTTATGATCTATTTCAATGAACGTAACATCGCCAAAGTAAGCATCGCGATCGCCAAAGGTAAAAAACTTCATGACAAACGTGCCGACATGAAAGAAAAAACACTCAAACGTGAAGCACAGCAAGCGATGAAAAGTAAAGATTACTAA
- the truC gene encoding tRNA pseudouridine(65) synthase TruC, with the protein MNNVETNPLEILYQDEYLVAINKPSGLLVHKSPIDKHETQFALQMVRDQIGQYVYPIHRLDKPTSGVLLFALDAQMAQTMSLLFRSSQVYKEYIAVVRGFTEDESLIDYPLKQMLDTKEQKKKGITKEVQEAQTAYKRMATVELPFPVSRYPVARYSLVKLFPKTGRKHQLRRHMKHIFHPIVGDTKHGRGEHNTLFREKYACHRLLLHANRISFNHPVHKEKLVIDAIFDDTWQRLFKGFGWEKVVY; encoded by the coding sequence ATGAATAATGTAGAAACAAACCCCTTGGAAATACTCTATCAAGATGAATATTTGGTTGCGATCAATAAACCATCAGGTTTGCTTGTACACAAGTCTCCCATAGACAAACATGAAACACAGTTTGCATTACAAATGGTACGTGATCAGATAGGGCAGTATGTCTATCCCATACACCGTTTGGATAAACCGACTTCAGGGGTATTGCTTTTTGCATTGGATGCGCAAATGGCTCAGACGATGTCTCTTCTCTTTCGTTCATCACAGGTATATAAAGAGTACATTGCTGTCGTACGCGGGTTTACCGAAGATGAGTCACTGATAGACTATCCGCTTAAACAGATGTTAGATACCAAAGAGCAAAAGAAAAAAGGTATTACCAAAGAAGTACAAGAGGCACAAACGGCATATAAACGTATGGCTACAGTGGAGTTGCCTTTTCCCGTAAGCCGTTACCCTGTTGCACGCTACTCCTTGGTAAAACTTTTTCCGAAAACAGGAAGAAAACATCAGCTCAGACGACATATGAAACACATCTTTCATCCTATTGTAGGGGATACAAAACATGGGAGAGGTGAACATAATACACTTTTCCGTGAAAAGTATGCATGTCACAGGCTTCTGTTGCATGCAAACAGGATCTCATTTAACCATCCTGTACATAAAGAAAAATTAGTCATAGATGCCATATTCGATGATACCTGGCAGAGATTATTTAAAGGATTCGGATGGGAGAAGGTCGTTTATTAA
- a CDS encoding RimK/LysX family protein has translation MILPRRWYYSVLFLFLFCTASFIEAKEDTAVSLEQKNTYVNLNTEKPDSKIVIGALEYVRLVPPNVVLKARIDTGAKTTSIDARDVTPFERDGKQWVRFVCVSGEKEYTIERKVVKTVQIKRHGAESQDRYVVKMRIILGNVSQLISVNLSDRDDYKYPVLIGRNFLRDFFMVDVAKKYQFKPMSLPK, from the coding sequence ATGATTTTACCAAGAAGATGGTATTACAGTGTACTATTTTTGTTTTTGTTTTGTACTGCATCTTTTATTGAAGCAAAAGAAGATACAGCAGTCTCACTAGAACAAAAAAACACGTATGTCAATCTAAATACCGAAAAACCAGATTCTAAGATAGTTATAGGTGCACTAGAGTATGTTCGACTTGTACCTCCTAATGTGGTACTTAAAGCGCGAATTGACACAGGTGCAAAAACAACATCTATCGATGCACGGGACGTCACTCCTTTTGAACGTGATGGAAAACAGTGGGTGCGGTTTGTCTGTGTGTCCGGGGAAAAAGAGTATACGATCGAGAGAAAAGTGGTCAAAACAGTGCAGATCAAGCGTCATGGAGCAGAGTCACAAGATCGTTATGTTGTAAAGATGCGTATCATACTTGGTAATGTATCTCAGCTTATCTCTGTGAACTTGAGTGATAGAGATGACTATAAATACCCTGTACTTATAGGACGTAATTTCTTACGCGATTTTTTTATGGTTGATGTTGCAAAAAAATATCAATTTAAACCTATGTCTTTACCTAAATAA